The segment CTGGCAAGACCACCCTAGCTGATGCAGTTTATACCTCTCTTAAGGACAAACTTCATGGGTGGAAACATTCAAAAATTACTCTCATTCAAAATCTGAAAGAAGATCCCAAAGTTGAAGATCTCCAATCTTTGATTTTACAGGATTTGACTGCCACCAAACAAGATGTAAGAGATTTTGAAAGTGGACGACAGAGTTTGAAAGAAATCATAGAAAAAGAATCTATCTTTCTATATATCGACAATGTTTTGTTTCTGGAACCATTGAAAAAGCTTCTGCCTAAGGATATCGCAAGTGCAAAAAAACTTAGGTTACTTTTAACAGCCAGAGAAACAACTGTCTCCCAAGTAATTGAAGGTTGTGAAATTGAACCTTGCAAACTCTATCACATGGAACCTCTTTCTGATGATGCAGCTCTTCAAGTCTTATGTAGGAAAATtgataaaaaaagagaaaaagactcCATATTACAAGAGAGACCTCAGGCCAAGAAGATAGCAGAGAAATGTAGTTGTTGTCCTTTGTTTTTAGAAGTTATTGGAGCTTATATTCATCAACGGAAGAACTCAGTTGAAGCTTATGAGCGAGTACTTGATTGGCTACAGTCTGGAGAGGATTTTGGTGGCAGTGAGAAGTATAGTTTTGATGAGCAAAGGGTTCTATTTTCCTACGATGGACTTAAAtcaagtgctaaggaggcattccTTGATTTATGTTCGTTCTTCTATGGTCCGGTGTGGAAGTGGGAGTGGGATGATATGGCATGTATTTTGGGAGACGAAGAAATGGAATGTCTTCAAGAAGGAGCTCTCATCAAAAGAGAAGATAAGAGGATAAAGATTCATGATCTTATTCTAGCTGCTGGACGAAATAAATCCAAGGACAGTAGGTTAAATGATGTTGAAGACTTTTCTTTGGCCTTGAAAAATAAGGAGGTATGTATATGAAGGTTTAGAATTTCACTGTCATTCCTACTTTTCATCTGAAAATTCTATGATGATTTGTCATTTAAAAGtctttcatttgaagttttaagaaaaatacaaattgtcaaagaaatttaatttataagaattttattatataaaatcttttatatttaaatatatttattagttTTATCAATCATACAtattaaatatgaaaaaatatttaatgctACAATTCAAGTGAGTttctaaatttatattaaaatatattcaatgtcttATTAAAAACatcttaaaaattaaaaacaattatgttttattttgatatgattctagttaatatataattttattatattaattttattttattttgaaattatatatgtttatattAAATGATAATAACTATTAATAATGCATGTTAAAATCTTAAAGTGTCCCTCTtataagtttgtttctaaatttatataaaaaaatatttaaacaatcttgttaaaaatgttttaaaaattaaattgactcAAGTTTTTAAAATCTTGTTAGAAACTATTCTAGAAATTAGAATCATcaatatttcaaaatattctaaataaatttatattttataataaatattatgaaatgatatatatattaatattataaattagaatattatattatatttatttataataattttttatgatttatttgtaaTAAAAGGTCATATATATGATTTTATAAAAACATAAGATGTCATTTTCTAGTATAAATTTTAAGATTGTAATATATGATCTCAAACTGAAAAACAGCTCTTTAGACCATCAAATTTCAAACATatcaaaagaacaaaaatatacatATACcactaaaaatatttcaaaaaagacAGGATTGTTAGAAAGGTGTATGCTGTTCACtgtttaattaatttaaacacAAACTTTACAAAATACAACTActttattttaattcttttaatatattttttttaaatcaattttatgatgtgtgaattCCAACAGCCCGTTTCTCAGGTAAAAGGAATATGGATGGAAAATTACAGTAGTCCTTCCCtattatcagcagaagagttagaTACCACGAGCCGTTCTCTGCGAGTATTTTATATGAATGAGGCGGCAACTGTGAAAGGGAAATGCCGCGAACATTTCGACAATCTAAGGTTTCTTCATGTTGAAAGGCGGCTACCCGATTTACCAATCACTATCTTCCACCACAAGCATTTGAGATACCTGTCAATAAATagctttaaggaggatatcatttTGAGTCCGTCCATGGCAAGTGATCAACGATTTCCGCATAATAATGATTTATTTCTTCCTTCTCATTTGTGATGTTTTCTAATTTTCGCTTTAATGTTTGGTATTTCGAGATATGAGAAAAAGTGTTTGTACTTCTAATTTTCCCTTTAATAGGGATGAGTTGTGAATTAACCTTCCTTATTGTCCTTGCAGAATCTTCCAAATTTAAACGTGCTCAAATTCAGGTGTTGCAGAATACATGGAATCGCTGAAATTGCGCATCTTCGTTCATTAAAGCAGCTGGATTTGAGCGGATGCAATACAGATGGAATTTCGCAATGTTTTTTAAATTTGCATAATCTGCGAAGGCTAAAACTGTCCTCCTGTGAGGACGTAACAGAATTGCCCGAATCTCTTGTCAATCTCCGATCTTTAGAGGAGTTGCATTTGGTTTCATGTAGTAATCTGAAGCGGTTGCCAGCTGGATTTGGGGAGTTGGTCAGTCTTACTGTACTTTACCTGTCATATTGCTCGAGTTTGCAAGAGCTTCCGTGCGATTTGGAAAAGCTTCCCTCATTGCAGTCATTGAATATAAGCAGCTGTTCCAGTCTGCTTTGCCTCCCGGCTGGATTGGAAAACTCAACGTCTTTAATTTCATTAGAAATAAGTGGGTGTACAAGTCTGAAATGTCTTCCCGATAGCATTGGAGGGATGTCTGTGTGGGGAtccaatataaattttattagttgttCAAGTTTAAGTGAACTACCAGTAGAAATTTGCAAACATGCAATGCTCACAAACATTTCATTAATGCGTTGTTCTAGTTTGAAGATGCTTCCCAGCGGGTTCGGTGAGCTCACTTGCCTGCAACATTTATCCTTATCAGGATGTGAAAGCTTACAAGAACTGTGTAACGATTTCCATTGTCTAGTAGGATTGAAAACAGTAGACTTGAGAGATTGCAAGAGTTTGTCAAGCCTGCCTCTGGATTTTGGGAAACTTAGTTCTCTAGAAACCTTAGATTTATCAAGATGTGATAGACTGGAGGAATTGTGCAGTGACTTCCATTGCCTTGGAGCACTAAAATATCTATATCTGTCAAACTGTAATAGTATATGCAAACTTCCAGACCGTTTTGGTGAGCTTAGCTGCTTGGAAAGATTAGATCTATCAGGATGCTCTAATTTAGTAAAGCTTTCTGATGATTTCCATCTTCTCcgatctttgacaagtttgaaccTTTCCAAATGTGAGAATTTGGGCGGTGAATGGATGGATAGTGCGGGGAGTATGAGGAGCTTATGGCGCTTCGACATTGTGCACAGTGAAAGAATGATACAGCGGTGGATGGAAACAAAAAGCCAAAAAGAAAGGAACCTGGTGGTGGTAACGGACTTCCCTCAGGTAAGTTGTAATTTTTTATAGCGCTAAAATTCTATGGATTTAATTTGGAGCAAATAATTATTATTCGAGATCAAATTTGAGATTTTATTCCATTATTGTCTTGGCTTCCTATGTGCAGTTGTAGAATATATACGTGGATCatatttttaacaaaattttagATCGCATTCGATCATAGTTCTTGTTATTTTGTTGCAATTGCAGGGTAGTGAAGGAGAAACGGCTTTTTTGTTGGAAGGGGTGTTATCAAAGATATTTGATGAGGAAGGGCTTCTCCTTGACGCTCATCAACACCCCTTCAATTCATCCTCACTTCAACCACAAACTCCTCTCATCTTCATCATCGATTCAGAATATGACTTCAGCCACGAATGGGGAACATTAGGAAAGAACCTGCAGCAGCTGCAATGTACTTCAAAAGAGATGCGAATCATATATGTTGGGCGCCGTTTTAAATCAATGACATCTGAGTTGCCTGTCAGAATTCTGGCTTATACACCTGACAACTCCCAGACTTCCTCTTTCTGTCATAAATTATCTGCTATGTTTAACGCTAGAAGAAGCATCGCAGTTTTCCGGAGCACTGATCAATTAGAACAAAACGGCCTAAAATGCTTGTCAGCGTGGGAAGATATATCTTTTATATTGGATCGGGTGGACTTTCTCACAAACACTCCGAGAGAGAGCAATATTGAATTGCTAAGAGAATTGCTGGTAACTGAAAAAACAGATTACCTGTTGCTCAAGGAGAATCTTCAGGTATTGTTTTCGActaattttgtttt is part of the Cryptomeria japonica chromosome 10, Sugi_1.0, whole genome shotgun sequence genome and harbors:
- the LOC131026980 gene encoding disease resistance protein RUN1 isoform X3, whose translation is MSSTASSSSSSVVTPSQRIDEILMTSAEKPNFDLSQLIEHIDALLVHYGAQPRKKNPIREKLGELPSAAGASNLAEQVSTNVKQIANEIKECSGNKHETSIAVLNAIGNVHWIAVGFLVVGAVLNVVDTIENNKEECFRLLKSMNDLAKVILQLQRLPTLKELHMKLKESINLIVDGAILCCSQKKKKMFIKRVFKASTDGQELQKLSKDIDDMCKFLSLQINVSTLEAMQNFQTVSPTPIPALNNDAVGIKDKIEEVIQQLDWENDSVTTTAVIVYGIGGSGKTTLADAVYTSLKDKLHGWKHSKITLIQNLKEDPKVEDLQSLILQDLTATKQDVRDFESGRQSLKEIIEKESIFLYIDNVLFLEPLKKLLPKDIASAKKLRLLLTARETTVSQVIEGCEIEPCKLYHMEPLSDDAALQVLCRKIDKKREKDSILQERPQAKKIAEKCSCCPLFLEVIGAYIHQRKNSVEAYERVLDWLQSGEDFGGSEKYSFDEQRVLFSYDGLKSSAKEAFLDLCSFFYGPVWKWEWDDMACILGDEEMECLQEGALIKREDKRIKIHDLILAAGRNKSKDSRLNDVEDFSLALKNKEPVSQVKGIWMENYSSPSLLSAEELDTTSRSLRVFYMNEAATVKGKCREHFDNLRFLHVERRLPDLPITIFHHKHLRYLSINSFKEDIILSPSMNLPNLNVLKFRCCRIHGIAEIAHLRSLKQLDLSGCNTDGISQCFLNLHNLRRLKLSSCEDVTELPESLVNLRSLEELHLVSCSNLKRLPAGFGELVSLTVLYLSYCSSLQELPCDLEKLPSLQSLNISSCSSLLCLPAGLENSTSLISLEISGCTSLKCLPDSIGGMSVWGSNINFISCSSLSELPVEICKHAMLTNISLMRCSSLKMLPSGFGELTCLQHLSLSGCESLQELCNDFHCLVGLKTVDLRDCKSLSSLPLDFGKLSSLETLDLSRCDRLEELCSDFHCLGALKYLYLSNCNSICKLPDRFGELSCLERLDLSGCSNLVKLSDDFHLLRSLTSLNLSKCENLGGEWMDSAGSMRSLWRFDIVHSERMIQRWMETKSQKERNLVVVTDFPQGSEGETAFLLEGVLSKIFDEEGLLLDAHQHPFNSSSLQPQTPLIFIIDSEYDFSHEWGTLGKNLQQLQCTSKEMRIIYVGRRFKSMTSELPVRILAYTPDNSQTSSFCHKLSAMFNARRSIAVFRSTDQLEQNGLKCLSAWEDISFILDRVDFLTNTPRESNIELLRELLVTEKTDYLLLKENLQILMKTK
- the LOC131026980 gene encoding uncharacterized protein LOC131026980 isoform X2, with translation MSSTASSSSSSVVTPSQRIDEILMTSAEKPNFDLSQLIEHIDALLVHYGAQPRKKNPIREKLGELPSAAGASNLAEQVSTNVKQIANEIKECSGNKHETSIAVLNAIGNVHWIAVGFLVVGAVLNVVDTIENNKEECFRLLKSMNDLAKVILQLQRLPTLKELHMKLKESINLIVDGAILCCSQKKKKMFIKRVFKASTDGQELQKLSKDIDDMCKFLSLQINVSTLEAMQNFQTVSPTPIPALNNDAVGIKDKIEEVIQQLDWENDSVTTTAVIVYGIGGSGKTTLADAVYTSLKDKLHGWKHSKITLIQNLKEDPKVEDLQSLILQDLTATKQDVRDFESGRQSLKEIIEKESIFLYIDNVLFLEPLKKLLPKDIASAKKLRLLLTARETTVSQVIEGCEIEPCKLYHMEPLSDDAALQVLCRKIDKKREKDSILQERPQAKKIAEKCSCCPLFLEVIGAYIHQRKNSVEAYERVLDWLQSGEDFGGSEKYSFDEQRVLFSYDGLKSSAKEAFLDLCSFFYGPVWKWEWDDMACILGDEEMECLQEGALIKREDKRIKIHDLILAAGRNKSKDSRLNDVEDFSLALKNKEVKGIWMENYSSPSLLSAEELDTTSRSLRVFYMNEAATVKGKCREHFDNLRFLHVERRLPDLPITIFHHKHLRYLSINSFKEDIILSPSMNLPNLNVLKFRCCRIHGIAEIAHLRSLKQLDLSGCNTDGISQCFLNLHNLRRLKLSSCEDVTELPESLVNLRSLEELHLVSCSNLKRLPAGFGELVSLTVLYLSYCSSLQELPCDLEKLPSLQSLNISSCSSLLCLPAGLENSTSLISLEISGCTSLKCLPDSIGGMSVWGSNINFISCSSLSELPVEICKHAMLTNISLMRCSSLKMLPSGFGELTCLQHLSLSGCESLQELCNDFHCLVGLKTVDLRDCKSLSSLPLDFGKLSSLETLDLSRCDRLEELCSDFHCLGALKYLYLSNCNSICKLPDRFGELSCLERLDLSGCSNLVKLSDDFHLLRSLTSLNLSKCENLGGEWMDSAGSMRSLWRFDIVHSERMIQRWMETKSQKERNLVVVTDFPQGSEGETAFLLEGVLSKIFDEEGLLLDAHQHPFNSSSLQPQTPLIFIIDSEYDFSHEWGTLGKNLQQLQCTSKEMRIIYVGRRFKSMTSELPVRILAYTPDNSQTSSFCHKLSAMFNARRSIAVFRSTDQLEQNGLKCLSAWEDISFILDRVDFLTNTPRESNIELLRELLVTEKTDYLLLKENLQVKVADLQGKLILLLVTDLDENQVIASAVKEMYLKMQESHDHLLQVVWVPIPWYNNSSWEEFERAAANAPWPVVPNPWLIKERIKSLIGEWTQIPCICVVDEKGRISNKDAMATIDRWGVEAYPFSQGREEELWKAEWEEIKFNSLPTVQFVFQNLEFLPNKAKEMMDRGAMMLICVGPAKEMMELAPDLNCALTMLEMELQVFYVARSDISPSDHDDMCWQKLKQNESEMCSIATLSSSDIYKFWRRVKHLQNDLINGMGTDERIVNVRRMVLGLASAEYKRWEGIRILVVDGNGEIVSVKGMELVELLCHGDEDSKEKLVEDIKKKGVGKSVESRWRDGIIHPKHYPQHHLLKLRNSYGIRCSLCGEQGYRIYQCNVCEKYGMCRECSESSV
- the LOC131026980 gene encoding uncharacterized protein LOC131026980 isoform X1 is translated as MSSTASSSSSSVVTPSQRIDEILMTSAEKPNFDLSQLIEHIDALLVHYGAQPRKKNPIREKLGELPSAAGASNLAEQVSTNVKQIANEIKECSGNKHETSIAVLNAIGNVHWIAVGFLVVGAVLNVVDTIENNKEECFRLLKSMNDLAKVILQLQRLPTLKELHMKLKESINLIVDGAILCCSQKKKKMFIKRVFKASTDGQELQKLSKDIDDMCKFLSLQINVSTLEAMQNFQTVSPTPIPALNNDAVGIKDKIEEVIQQLDWENDSVTTTAVIVYGIGGSGKTTLADAVYTSLKDKLHGWKHSKITLIQNLKEDPKVEDLQSLILQDLTATKQDVRDFESGRQSLKEIIEKESIFLYIDNVLFLEPLKKLLPKDIASAKKLRLLLTARETTVSQVIEGCEIEPCKLYHMEPLSDDAALQVLCRKIDKKREKDSILQERPQAKKIAEKCSCCPLFLEVIGAYIHQRKNSVEAYERVLDWLQSGEDFGGSEKYSFDEQRVLFSYDGLKSSAKEAFLDLCSFFYGPVWKWEWDDMACILGDEEMECLQEGALIKREDKRIKIHDLILAAGRNKSKDSRLNDVEDFSLALKNKEPVSQVKGIWMENYSSPSLLSAEELDTTSRSLRVFYMNEAATVKGKCREHFDNLRFLHVERRLPDLPITIFHHKHLRYLSINSFKEDIILSPSMNLPNLNVLKFRCCRIHGIAEIAHLRSLKQLDLSGCNTDGISQCFLNLHNLRRLKLSSCEDVTELPESLVNLRSLEELHLVSCSNLKRLPAGFGELVSLTVLYLSYCSSLQELPCDLEKLPSLQSLNISSCSSLLCLPAGLENSTSLISLEISGCTSLKCLPDSIGGMSVWGSNINFISCSSLSELPVEICKHAMLTNISLMRCSSLKMLPSGFGELTCLQHLSLSGCESLQELCNDFHCLVGLKTVDLRDCKSLSSLPLDFGKLSSLETLDLSRCDRLEELCSDFHCLGALKYLYLSNCNSICKLPDRFGELSCLERLDLSGCSNLVKLSDDFHLLRSLTSLNLSKCENLGGEWMDSAGSMRSLWRFDIVHSERMIQRWMETKSQKERNLVVVTDFPQGSEGETAFLLEGVLSKIFDEEGLLLDAHQHPFNSSSLQPQTPLIFIIDSEYDFSHEWGTLGKNLQQLQCTSKEMRIIYVGRRFKSMTSELPVRILAYTPDNSQTSSFCHKLSAMFNARRSIAVFRSTDQLEQNGLKCLSAWEDISFILDRVDFLTNTPRESNIELLRELLVTEKTDYLLLKENLQVKVADLQGKLILLLVTDLDENQVIASAVKEMYLKMQESHDHLLQVVWVPIPWYNNSSWEEFERAAANAPWPVVPNPWLIKERIKSLIGEWTQIPCICVVDEKGRISNKDAMATIDRWGVEAYPFSQGREEELWKAEWEEIKFNSLPTVQFVFQNLEFLPNKAKEMMDRGAMMLICVGPAKEMMELAPDLNCALTMLEMELQVFYVARSDISPSDHDDMCWQKLKQNESEMCSIATLSSSDIYKFWRRVKHLQNDLINGMGTDERIVNVRRMVLGLASAEYKRWEGIRILVVDGNGEIVSVKGMELVELLCHGDEDSKEKLVEDIKKKGVGKSVESRWRDGIIHPKHYPQHHLLKLRNSYGIRCSLCGEQGYRIYQCNVCEKYGMCRECSESSV